The following are encoded in a window of Lampris incognitus isolate fLamInc1 chromosome 15, fLamInc1.hap2, whole genome shotgun sequence genomic DNA:
- the pbk gene encoding lymphokine-activated killer T-cell-originated protein kinase homolog, producing MDSPASLINTGLFDTPTVLRVRSQAGTPVTIPSSPFMKRLGCGTGVNVYLLNRGGKLNMSPWAVKKINSRCAAKQLGVYQARLNEEAKILKELKHPNIVGFRAFTKATDGSNCLAMEYGGEQSLNDLIEKRRENGLKAFPPAVVETVALHMARGLQYLHEKKLLHGDIKSCNVVIKGNFETVKICDVGVSLQLDENMRVEEPNAEYIGTEPWKPKEALEEGGEITDKADIFAYGLTLWEMMTLAMPHLEMLENEFEEEGDSMVESFDEDAYYDRLGTRPMLDTDALGSGYQKIVELFYLCTEEDPRKRPSATQIVQALESNVPVESPEVIVID from the exons ATGGACTCTCCCGCCAGCCTGATCAATACGGGGCTATTCGACACGCCCACCGTGCTGCGGGTTAGGTCTCAGGCCGGGACCCCCGTCACCATCCCGTCCTCCCCTTTCATGAAGAGGTTGGGCTGTGGGACCGGCGTAAACGTTTACCTCCTCAATAG AGGAGGTAAGCTGAACATGTCACCCTGGGCTGTGAAGAAGATCAACAGTAGATGTGCTGCAAAGCAGCTGGGCGTTTACCAAGCGCGACTCAACGAGGAGGCAAAGATCCTGAAGGAACTAAAGCATCCAAACATCGTTG GTTTCCGCGCCTTCACAAAAGCAACAGATGGCTCCAACTGCCTTGCCATGGAGTATGGGGGAGAGCAGTCCCTCAATGActtgattgagaagaggaggGAAAATGGCCTCAAGGCTTTTCCGCCTGCCGTCGTAGAGACTGTGGCATTGCACATGGCCCGAGGCCTGCAG taCCTTCATGAGAAGAAGCTGCTCCACGGTGACATAAAATCATGTAATGTGGTCATCAAGGGCAACTTTGAGACTGTCAAGATTTGTGACGTAGGAGTTTCTCTCCAACTGGATGAGAATATGAGAG TGGAAGAACCCAACGCAGAGTACATTGGCACAGAGCCATGGAAGCCAAAGGAGGCTTTGGAGGAGGGAGGGGAGATCACAGACAAGGCTGACATCTTCGCTTATGGTCTGACTCTATGGGAGATGATGACCTTGGCCATGCCTCATCTGGAGATGTTAGAGAATGAGTTTGAGGAGGAAG GTGACTCCATGGTGGAGAGTTTTGATGAGGACGCCTACTATGACAGGCTGGGGACACGGCCGATGCTGGACACCGACGCTCTGGGCTCAGGATACCAGAAGATAGTGGAGCTTTTCTATTTGTGTACCGAGGAGGACCCTAGAAAGCGTCCCTCTGCCACCCAGATTGTCCAAGCTTTGGAGAGTAACGTCCCAGTAGAGTCACCAGAGGTCATTGTTATTGACTGA
- the esco2 gene encoding N-acetyltransferase ESCO2: protein MKMVPKTTRKRKHSSLDSDSHPAKTGLLEEASPMKRLSRKPLQQSPRRSMSAETQEKENCPSPWNSPCRIAGSLRQSPTKTSPIKPAIAVGSFYKQKTIYLTPLERKRMRESRPPSCSPPSEVKQELKQVVKAGGKLKKKATSVSRGAKTSFTGYSAPPRAIRLPKLISSTTAEPVPAATNKPTEPRKVTTITFSCLKTKPKLFVGAAFFGTGKKPAMYKKSVYKFSAKPAQAREKPKVPLTKVNKETSQQVRDILLKNHPEVPQVVSEDASEKRGETKLETKQTHRYNAMESSLSKQMTPPLPPRSPKDYGITKELQVLLRRTPTSSPESKPSAINTQEDPLIGADSPESPAIYPIFGSASRRSQMKQSLQPPKSSSTTASPVPKLQTTSSAAVKERTTCWRRDRQADDQFIIDAGQRQFGVTTCSSCGMVYSADSPDDNFQHSQFHMRFLDSIRFVGWKNERIVAEFWDGKILLVLPNDPKYALKKAEDVRGVADSELGFQQVTLSCPKQTKTYLFINTAHMVVGCLIAENIRQAYRVLGQPEQPKDMTQQDIMENQRAWCCSTTPETALCGISRIWVFSLARRKGIATRMLDTVRRSFLYGCPLTKQEIAFSDPTPDGKSFATKYCCTPYFLVYNFIA, encoded by the exons ATGAAAATGGTGCCAAAAACCACTAGGAAGAGGAAGCATTCCTCTCTGGACTCTGACAG TCATCCAGCCAAGACAGGACTGCTGGAAGAGGCCTCTCCCATGAAAAGATTATCAAGGAAGCCCCTACAGCAGTCTCCTAGAAGGAGCATGTCTGCTGAGACGCAGGAGAAAGAGAATTGTCCCTCACCATGGAACTCCCCATGCAGAATTGCAG GCTCCCTGAGGCAATCTCCCACGAAAACCTCTCCAATCAAACCAGCCATTGCAGTGGGCTCCTTCTACAAACAGAAGACCATCTACCTTACCCCGCtggagaggaagaggatgagggAGTCCAGACCTCCTTCCTGTTCCCCTCCTTCCGAAGTAAAACAAGAATTAAAACAGGTGGTGAAGGCAGGCGGCAAACTGAAGAAGAAGGCCACATCTGTAAGTCGTGGTGCAAAGACGAGCTTCACGGGCTACAGTGCACCTCCTCGGGCCATCCGGCTGCCCAAGCTCATTAGCAG CACCACTGCTGAACCAGTTCCAGCTGCCACAAACAAACCAAcagagcccaggaaggtgacGACCATCACTTTCAGTTGCCTGAAAACCAAGCCCAAGCTCTTTGTGGGAGCGGCTTTCTTCGGTACAGGTAAAAAGCCTGCCATGTACAAGAAGTCAGTCTACAAGTTTTCTGCCAAGCCAGCTCAAGCACGGGAGAAACCCAAGGTCCCCTTAACGAAAGTTAACAAAGAGACGTCACAGCAGGTGCGGGACATATTACTAAAAAATCATCCCGAAGTGCCCCAAGTAGTG AGTGAAGACGCCTCTGAGAAGAGAGGAGAAACCAAGCTTGAGACCAAACAAACACATCGGTATAACGCGATGGAGTCTTCCCTGAGCAAGCAGATGACTCCACCGCTGCCACCACG CTCTCCTAAAGATTATGGAATTACTAAGGAGCTACAGGTCTTACTTAGACGGACCCCTACAAGTAGTCCTGAATCCAAACCCTCAGCCATCAacactcag GAGGACCCCTTGATAGGTGCTGACTCCCCAGAGTCTCCAGCTATTTATCCCATTTTCGGCTCAGCTTCCAGGAG GTCACAGATGAAGCAGTCTCTGCAGCCTCCGAAGTCCTCCAGCACCACTGCTAGCCCAGTACCTAAATTGCAGACCACCTCCTCTGCAGCAGTCAAGGAGCGTACCACATGCTGGAGAAGGGACAGACAAGCAGATGACCAGTTCATTATC GATGCAGGTCAGAGGCAGTTCGGAGTGACAACTTGCTCCTCTTGTGGGATGGTGTACAGTGCTGACAGTCCAGACGACAACTTCCAACACTCCCAGTTCCACATGCGCTTCCTGGATAGCATCAGATTTGTG GGCTGGAAGAACGAGAGGATAGTGGCTGAGTTCTGGGATGGAAAAATTCTCCTCGTTCTGCCAAACGATCCCAAATACGCTCTCAAAAAG GCCGAGGATGTTCGCGGTGTTGCAGACAGTGAACTGGGCTTCCAGCAGGTGACTCTGAGTTGCCCCAAGCAGACCAAGACCTACCTGTTCATCAACACGGCGCACATGGTGGTGGGCTGTCTCATTGCTGAAAACATTCGACAG GCATACCGTGTGCTGGGCCAGCCAGAGCAGCCCAAAGACATGACTCAGCAAGACATCATGGAAAACCAGAGAGCCTGGTGCTGCTCCACCACCCCAGAGACGGCCCTGTGTGGGATTAGCCGCATCTGGGTCTTCAGCCTGGCCAGGAGGAAGGGAATTGCCACTCGCATGCTAGACACTGTCAG GAGATCTTTTCTGTATGGCTGCCCCCTGACCAAGCAGGAAATCGCCTTCTCTGACCCCACCCCGGATGGCAAGTCCTTCGCCACCAAATACTGCTGCACGCCATACTTCCTCGTCTACAATTTCATTGCGTGA